In a single window of the Streptomyces sp. NBC_00094 genome:
- a CDS encoding AfsR/SARP family transcriptional regulator: MLGPLQVQGVAGPLRVPPGRQELILAALLLESNRVVSTSQLVDLIWEDNPPETARTQVQICVSRLRKLLAGAEGEVTLVTRPPGYVLHTNAGNVDAALFTSLVQRARALRESGDAEEAVGLLRSAVTLWQGECLTGLDSGPLANKARQLNEERLAAVELRIRIELELGRHDRLVGELQRLTHEHPLREKLHGQLIQALYWSGRQAEALEAFRTARRYLAEELGLEPSRELRDLEAAILAGELPPPNAAASPAVPAARPAEPAPEVRAEQTPTSAEAPATPPAETVRQDTVPHQLPADIADFVADGQRLAALEEALAGGDGRGTVPLAAITGKPGTGKSTLAVHVAHALAETGFPDGQLYCDLRGTTGAPATPVEVLGRFLRALGIPGQLIPESLDERAEMYRTRLASRRVLVVLDDAAGEGQVRSLLPGSRGCAVLVTSRARLTALPGAHRVELDVLDEDRALELLSRIIGEDRVTGEAAAAEALVRTVGRLPLALRIVAARLAARPHWTLASMVHRLANERHRLDELAHGEMTMRASLSLTYEGLAPGDRSLLRLLSMAQAPTLPSWLAGALLDDHRPFPSDLLEPLVDVQMLDVAGMETGGFRYRFHEIIRVYAREQLAVQHPPEERKAAFARMAGGWMHLVQQAHRKVYGGDFTVLHGDAPRWEPPAVYTDEALADPLTWLDAEQGALVGMVEHAADEGLHDLSWDLATSLVTLFEVRGHYDLWERTHRIALAAVRKAGNLRGTAAIRASLGSLYMSRNQYDTARQALNSALDVFQALDDPMGEALCRRDMALIARTGGDDITALELYGRSLADFDRAGDVVGRAIVLTQSAHIRMRQGEIDTAQRQLDEALDIYEGIGYTGGRARTLRRVGQLLLEQGRSELAVLTFTEVLELCRDSGDVIGEGHLLRDLGHAFTVMGRPDRARDFFDRAVSAREQIMDFSGGALARLDLARLLTTEPGRSRELLTPAVEVFRDRRMARELTEAERLLGAC, from the coding sequence GTGCTGGGGCCGCTCCAGGTCCAGGGAGTCGCCGGGCCGTTGCGCGTCCCGCCGGGTCGGCAGGAGCTGATTCTCGCCGCGCTGCTCCTGGAGAGCAACCGGGTGGTGAGCACGAGTCAGCTCGTGGACCTCATCTGGGAGGACAACCCGCCGGAGACCGCCCGTACCCAGGTGCAGATCTGCGTGTCCCGACTGCGCAAGCTGCTCGCCGGTGCCGAGGGCGAGGTCACCCTGGTGACCCGGCCCCCGGGCTACGTGCTGCACACCAACGCGGGGAACGTCGACGCCGCCCTCTTCACCAGCCTCGTCCAGCGCGCCCGCGCGCTGCGCGAGAGCGGTGACGCCGAGGAGGCCGTCGGCCTGCTCAGATCCGCCGTCACCCTCTGGCAGGGCGAATGCCTCACCGGACTCGACAGCGGCCCACTCGCCAACAAGGCCCGCCAGCTCAACGAGGAACGCCTCGCCGCCGTCGAGCTCCGCATCCGCATCGAGCTCGAACTCGGCCGCCACGACCGACTCGTGGGCGAACTCCAGCGCCTCACCCACGAACACCCGCTCCGCGAGAAGCTCCACGGGCAGCTCATCCAGGCCCTCTACTGGTCCGGACGCCAGGCCGAGGCCCTCGAAGCCTTCCGCACCGCCCGCCGCTACCTCGCCGAGGAGCTCGGACTCGAACCCAGCCGCGAACTCCGCGACCTCGAAGCCGCCATCCTCGCGGGCGAACTCCCGCCGCCGAACGCCGCCGCGTCTCCCGCCGTGCCCGCCGCGAGACCCGCCGAACCGGCCCCCGAGGTGCGCGCGGAGCAGACCCCGACGTCCGCCGAGGCCCCCGCGACGCCCCCTGCTGAAACGGTTCGCCAGGACACCGTCCCGCACCAGCTGCCCGCCGACATCGCCGACTTCGTCGCCGACGGACAACGCCTCGCCGCCCTGGAAGAGGCCCTCGCCGGTGGCGACGGACGCGGCACCGTCCCGCTCGCCGCGATCACCGGCAAGCCCGGAACCGGCAAGTCCACCCTCGCCGTGCACGTCGCCCACGCCCTCGCCGAGACCGGCTTCCCCGACGGACAGCTCTACTGCGACCTGCGCGGCACCACCGGTGCCCCCGCCACCCCCGTCGAGGTCCTCGGACGCTTCCTGCGCGCCCTCGGCATCCCCGGCCAGCTCATCCCCGAATCCCTCGACGAGCGCGCCGAGATGTACCGCACCAGACTCGCCTCCCGCCGCGTCCTCGTCGTCCTCGACGACGCCGCCGGAGAGGGCCAGGTCCGCTCGCTGCTCCCCGGAAGCCGGGGCTGCGCCGTCCTCGTCACCAGCCGCGCCCGCCTCACCGCGCTGCCCGGCGCCCACCGCGTCGAGCTCGACGTGCTCGACGAGGACCGCGCTCTGGAGCTGCTCTCCCGCATCATCGGGGAGGACCGCGTCACCGGCGAGGCCGCCGCCGCCGAAGCCCTCGTCCGCACCGTCGGGCGGCTCCCGCTCGCCCTGCGCATCGTCGCCGCCCGCCTCGCGGCCCGACCCCACTGGACCCTCGCGTCCATGGTCCACCGGCTCGCCAACGAACGGCACCGGCTCGACGAACTCGCCCACGGCGAGATGACCATGCGCGCCAGCCTCTCCCTCACCTACGAGGGGCTCGCACCCGGCGACCGGAGCCTCCTGCGGCTCCTCAGCATGGCCCAGGCGCCCACCCTGCCGAGCTGGCTCGCCGGCGCCCTCCTCGACGACCACCGGCCCTTCCCCTCGGACCTCCTCGAACCCCTCGTCGACGTGCAGATGCTCGACGTCGCCGGCATGGAGACGGGAGGCTTCCGCTACCGCTTCCACGAGATCATCCGCGTCTACGCCCGCGAGCAACTCGCCGTCCAGCACCCGCCCGAGGAGCGGAAGGCCGCCTTCGCCCGCATGGCCGGCGGCTGGATGCACCTCGTCCAGCAGGCCCACCGCAAGGTGTACGGGGGCGACTTCACCGTCCTGCACGGCGACGCACCCCGCTGGGAACCCCCGGCCGTCTACACCGACGAGGCACTCGCCGACCCGCTCACCTGGCTCGACGCCGAACAGGGCGCGCTCGTCGGCATGGTCGAGCACGCAGCCGACGAGGGCCTCCACGACCTCAGCTGGGACCTCGCCACCTCACTCGTCACCCTCTTCGAGGTGCGCGGCCACTACGACCTCTGGGAGCGGACCCACCGCATCGCCCTCGCCGCCGTCCGCAAGGCCGGAAACCTGCGCGGCACCGCCGCGATCCGCGCCTCGCTCGGCTCGCTCTACATGAGCCGCAACCAGTACGACACCGCCCGCCAGGCCCTGAACTCGGCCCTCGACGTCTTCCAGGCCCTCGACGACCCCATGGGCGAGGCCCTCTGCCGCCGCGACATGGCGCTCATCGCGCGCACCGGCGGCGACGACATCACCGCACTGGAGCTCTACGGGCGTTCCCTCGCCGACTTCGACCGCGCCGGCGACGTCGTCGGCCGCGCGATCGTCCTCACCCAGAGCGCCCACATCCGCATGCGGCAGGGCGAGATCGACACCGCTCAGCGACAGCTCGACGAGGCGCTCGACATCTACGAGGGCATCGGATACACCGGCGGCCGGGCACGCACCCTGCGGCGCGTCGGCCAACTCCTCCTCGAACAGGGACGGAGCGAACTGGCGGTCCTCACCTTCACCGAGGTGCTCGAACTCTGCCGGGACTCCGGCGACGTCATCGGGGAAGGGCACCTGCTGCGGGACCTCGGCCACGCCTTCACCGTCATGGGACGGCCGGACCGGGCACGGGACTTCTTCGACCGCGCCGTATCGGCGCGGGAGCAGATCATGGATTTTAGCGGGGGCGCGCTCGCGCGCCTGGACCTCGCACGGCTTCTGACGACGGAGCCGGGACGCTCACGGGAACTGCTCACTCCGGCGGTCGAGGTCTTCCGGGACCGTCGCATGGCCCGGGAACTCACGGAGGCGGAGCGACTGCTCGGCGCCTGCTGA
- a CDS encoding helix-turn-helix transcriptional regulator produces the protein MTTGLSLEGTPTATAALGTLIRGHRLRIGLTQRELADLSTISVRAIRDLEKGKALRPRADTIRLIADGLRLGPRARTALEESVSRGHQGGAGRHLLPERCAPPVPLHPLIGREAEAAILAEELRSGAERLVTVVGLSGVGKTRLALETAARLHESGFPVLWYTAPGAVTDCLPAADEDPLADLVADCAAYLQGAAAYTDATHPHGAGASGPYAEAARTSGVGASPAYADAAYLQGAGPSAASGATDPYGPAHGHRPGGAAAASPSSPSSSGELPPVALAAALGDREALLVLDGVDTARLDFGRLTRLRRELPGLRLLLTADTPWNVPGERLFLLAPLDAPLPVGPTAPGADAPAVRFLLARLRRMRPELLGDEQTLAHTAWIAHRLDGHPLALAAAASWLSVCDLPTLRGIVETDPAAVLDHLADGHSGSRLRDRVARTVSALPPEQRNLLTALCAAQDTPAPDFGLDDVVRLTGRPLPDGGRMVRALLIGGVIRPSTDHGRSGFRVLCVVRAALAPADGTGAAAAEAPAAAAPAAAA, from the coding sequence ATGACGACCGGTCTTTCCCTCGAGGGCACGCCGACGGCCACCGCCGCTCTGGGCACCCTCATCCGGGGACACCGCCTCCGCATCGGCCTCACCCAGCGCGAACTCGCCGACCTCTCCACCATCAGCGTCCGCGCCATCCGCGACCTGGAGAAGGGGAAGGCCCTGCGGCCCCGCGCCGACACGATCCGGCTGATAGCCGACGGACTCCGCCTCGGCCCGAGGGCCCGCACCGCCCTGGAGGAGTCCGTCTCCCGGGGCCACCAGGGCGGCGCCGGCCGGCACCTCCTTCCGGAGCGCTGCGCCCCGCCCGTCCCGTTGCACCCGCTGATCGGCCGGGAGGCCGAGGCCGCGATCCTCGCCGAGGAGCTGCGCTCCGGTGCCGAGCGGCTCGTCACCGTCGTGGGCCTGAGCGGCGTCGGCAAGACCCGCCTCGCCCTGGAGACCGCCGCCCGCCTGCACGAGAGCGGCTTCCCCGTCCTCTGGTACACCGCCCCCGGCGCCGTCACCGACTGCCTCCCGGCAGCCGACGAGGACCCGCTCGCCGACCTCGTCGCCGACTGCGCCGCCTATCTCCAGGGAGCCGCCGCGTACACCGACGCCACCCATCCCCACGGAGCCGGAGCGTCCGGCCCGTACGCCGAGGCCGCCCGTACCTCCGGAGTCGGAGCGTCCCCCGCGTACGCCGACGCCGCCTATCTCCAGGGAGCCGGACCGTCCGCCGCGTCCGGCGCCACCGACCCGTACGGCCCCGCCCACGGGCACAGACCCGGCGGCGCCGCCGCCGCTTCCCCCTCCTCCCCTTCCTCCTCCGGCGAGCTGCCGCCCGTCGCCCTCGCCGCCGCGCTCGGCGACCGCGAGGCGTTGCTGGTCCTGGACGGCGTCGACACCGCCCGGCTCGACTTCGGCCGCCTCACCCGGCTCCGCCGCGAACTGCCCGGCCTGCGCCTCCTCCTCACCGCCGACACCCCCTGGAACGTCCCCGGCGAGCGCCTGTTCCTCCTCGCCCCCCTGGACGCCCCCCTCCCGGTGGGCCCCACGGCCCCCGGCGCGGACGCGCCCGCCGTACGCTTCCTCCTCGCCCGGCTCCGCCGGATGCGGCCCGAACTCCTCGGCGACGAGCAGACCCTGGCCCACACCGCCTGGATCGCCCACCGCCTCGACGGACACCCCCTCGCACTCGCCGCCGCGGCCTCCTGGCTCAGCGTCTGCGACCTGCCCACCCTGCGCGGCATCGTCGAGACCGACCCCGCCGCCGTCCTCGACCACCTCGCCGACGGGCACAGCGGCTCCCGCCTCCGCGACCGCGTCGCCCGCACCGTCAGCGCCCTCCCGCCGGAGCAGCGGAACCTCCTCACCGCCCTCTGCGCCGCCCAGGACACCCCCGCCCCGGACTTCGGGCTCGACGACGTCGTCCGACTCACCGGCAGGCCCCTCCCGGACGGCGGCCGCATGGTCCGCGCCCTGCTCATCGGCGGTGTCATCCGCCCCAGCACCGACCACGGCCGCTCCGGCTTCCGGGTGCTGTGCGTCGTCCGCGCCGCCCTGGCCCCTGCCGACGGAACCGGCGCCGCTGCGGCGGAGGCCCCCGCCGCCGCTGCCCCCGCCGCTGCCGCCTGA